The genomic region CCTCCACCGGATCCGGTGAGGTCTCGCCGATGTACTCGAACACCTGCGTGCCCAGCGAGGAGTTGACCCGGTTGGCTCCGAGGATCAGCAGACTGGCCATCACGAACGTCGGGGTGCTGATGGCCAGCAGGGACAGGATCGTGATCGTGCGGTCGCTGAGCCGATACTGCCGGATCGCGCTCCACGCACCGGCCACCACGCCGACGACCGTCCCCACCACCGATCCGATGAGCAACAGCCGCAGGCTCACCCCGATGCGGCGCCACAGCTCATCGGACACCGGCTGCCCACCCACGGTGACGCCGAAGTCGCCCTGCGCGACCCCGGCGACCCAGCCGACGTACTGCTCGAGGACCGGCTTGTCCAGCCCCAGTTCGACCCGTTTGGCGTCGATGACCTGCTGAGGCGGTCGCGGGTTGCGCGACTGCAGCGACTCCAGCGGGTCGAACTGCCAGGAGGCCAGCAGGAACACCAGGAACGAGGCCAGTGCCAACAGGACGAGGTAGTTGAGCAGCCGGCGGGCCAGATACCGCGTCATGCGGTGGGTCCGTCCGGCAGCGCGCACGCGAGGAGCAGGACGGCCAACGGCATGCGCACAGGTTAAGAGATGGCGGCGGCGCGGGGCGTGATGCGGCTGCGCGACGTGGCCGACGGACGAGGTGGGAGCCGCAAAGTAATCGTTTCGTTATCTACCGCTGCGGTTATCCGTGTGGGGTGCGGGAGTCGACGACGACTTCCGATGCGCTTTTCGATGGGCCGCGACGCTGGCTGGTCGAGGTCCCCGGAGACCAAGGAGTGGTCAGGGTGAATGCGAAGCAGATCAAGATGTTCTCCGCGACGATCGGCGCGGGCGCGCTGCTCGGCATGGGCGCGGTCGCCGTCACCGTCGGCACCAGCTCGGCGCAGGAGGTCGAACCGCTGCCACCGGGCCCGGTGACGACGTCCGAGATCACCACCGGTGAGACGGTCACCGAGACGGTCGCCCCCGAGGCGCCGGAGTCGCCGGCCGCGACGCCGCCGATCACGACACCGCCGTCGACCATCGCCACCGTCACGCCGTAGTCGCTCAGAGCCCACCGCGGCACCTTTCACAGCGGGCGCACAGGAAAGGCTCAGCCGTGGCCAATGCCGGCCGCCGATAATGGGCCCATGACAGCTCCGTCCGGCATCGGCGCGCAGGAAACCGGTCGCGTCGTCATGCACCGCGCCGACGGCAAGCCGATTCGCGTGCTGGTGGTCGACGACGAGCCCGTCCTGGCCGAATTGGTCTCGATGGCGCTGCGTTACGAAGGCTGGGACATCGCGACCGCGGCCGACGGGGCCTCGGCAATCGCCTCGGCCCGCGAGACCGCGCCTGACGTCGTCGTGCTCGACGTGATGCTGCCGGACATGAGCGGGCTGGAGGTGTTGCGCCGGCTCCGCGAACAGATCCCCGGCCTGCCCCTGCTGTTGTTGACCGCCAAGGATGCGGTCGAGGACCGCATCGCCGGCCTGACCGCGGGCGGCGACGACTACGTCACCAAGCCGTTCAGCATCGAAGAGGTGGTGCTGCGGCTGCGCGCACTGCTGCGGCGCACCGGCGTGACCAGTGAGTCCGGCGCGCCAAGATCGTCGTCGGCGACCTCGTGCTCGACGAGGACAGCCACGAGGTGATGCGCGGCGGCGAGCTGATCAGCTTGACGGCCACCGAGTTCGAACTGCTGCGCTTCATGATGCGCAACTCCAAGCGCGTGCTGAGCAAGGCTCAGATCCTCGACCGCGTGTGGAGCTACGACTTCGGCGGCCGGTCCAACATCGTCGAGTTGTATGTGTCGTATCTGCGCAAGAAGATCGACAGCGGGCGCGAGCCGATGATCCACACCCTTCGCGGTGCCGGATATGTCCTCAAGCCCGCGCGCTGACCCCGCGCCGACGCGGATCCGCTCGCCGAGGACGTGGTCGCTGAGGGCGCGGCTGCTAGCTTCGCAGGTGGCACTGCTGGCGCTGGTGTGCGCTGCCATCGGGGTCGCCACGGTCTTTGCGCTGCAACACTTCCTGACGAATCAGCTGGACGACCGGCTCGCCGAGACGGGGCGCCGGTCAAGCGGGCTCTTCGAGATGGGGCCGCCTGCACCGCCACCGGGCGCTCGGCCGCCGCCCGGCTTTCCCCGGCGGATGATGCTGCGCGACGACATGGGTCCGGGGCCGGCTTTTCTCAACGCGCCGGGCCAGGCCGCAGGCACTCTGGGCGGCATCGTCTCGCGTGGCCGCACGGTCGACGCCGGAGTCGTCACCGCCGACGGCACGCGTGCTCGGATCAGCTCTGCCGCAGCACAACAACTCGTCGGCATCGACCCAACCGGCATACCCCAGACCCGCGAAATCGACGGGCTGGGAAGCTACCGGTTGATCGCCATGCCGGTGCGCGGGCCCGGCAGCGCCGTGATAGTGACCGGCCTGCCGATGTCGGATGTCGGCGACACGCTGCTGACCGTCGTCGTCATCTTCTGCGTGGTGGGCGCGACGGCGTTGATCGCCGGAACCACAGCCGGAATCGTGATCATCCGTCGCCAACTGGCGCCGCTGGCAAGGGTCTCCGACGCGGCCCAGCAGGTGGCCGGCCTCGAGCTCGACCGCGGCGAGGTCCAACTGCCGACGCCGATCGTCGACGTCGACCCGGCGGCCGCGCACACCGAGGTGGGGCAACTGGGTTCCGCGCTCAACCGGATGCTCGACCGGATCGCGTCGGCGCTGTCGGCACGGCATGCCAGCGAGACCCGGATCCGTCAGTTTGTCGCCGACGCCAGCCATGAGCTGCGCACCCCGCTCGCCGCGATTCGCGGCTATACCGAACTGGCACAACGCAAACGCGACGACGTACCCGACGATGTCGCTCATGCCATGAGTCGCGTGCAGTCCGAGGCCGTGCGCATGACAGCGCTCGTCGAGGACATGCTGTTGCTGGCCCGGCTCGACACCGGGCGGCCGCTGGAGCGCTCACCGGTGGACCTGTCCCGGTTGCTCGTCGACACGGTCAGCGACGCACACGTCGCCGGGCCGGAGCACCAGTGGTCGTTGGACGTGCCCGACGAGCCCGTTATGGTCGCCGGTGACGAAGCCCGGCTGCACCAGGTACTGGCGAATCTGCTGGCCAATGCCCGTCTCCACACACCGCCCGGTACGGCGGTCGCGACGTCGTTGGCGGTCGGCCCCGACGGCGCGGCGGTGCTCACGGTCGCCGACGACGGGCCCGGGATCCCGGAGTGGTTGCAGCCGGAGGTCTTCGAGAGGTTCGCCCGCGGCGACTCGTCGCGCTCGCGGCGCGGAGCCGCTCCGGTGGCGACATCGGCCCAAAGCGGAAGCACCGGGCTGGGGCTAGCGATCGTCGCGGCCGTGGTCAGGGCACACGGCGGCGCCATCGCCATGCACAGCGCTCCGGGCGACACCCGCTTCACCGTCACCCTGCCCGCAAGCTGACCCCTTCTCCCGCCATTCCCGCGACTATTCCCGCGACTATTCCGGCGAGCGTGCGTGTCTGCGCACGACACGCTGTGGAGATTCGACACTTTGCGCACGCTCGCGCCCGGTGACGCCGAGCTGGTCACGGCATAGTGTCGAAGGATGTCTGTCACCGACGAGTACCTCAAGAACAACGAGGCGTACGCGAGCACCTTCACCGGTCCGCTGCCGCTGCCGCCGAGCAAGCACGTCGCGGTCGTGGCGTGTATGGACGCGCGACTCGACGTCTACCGGATACTGGGCCTGGGCGACGGTGAGGCGCATGTCATCCGCAACGCCGGCGGGGTCATCACCGACGACGAGATCCGCTCCCTGGCGATCAGCCAGCGCCTGCTGGGGACCAAGGAGATCATCCTTATCCACCACACCGACTGCGGCATGCTGACGTTCACCGACGACGGGTTCAAGCAGCAGATCCAGGACGAGGTCGGCATCAAGCCGGAGTGGGCAGCCGAGGCGTTCATCGACATCGAGGAGGACGTGCGGCAGTCGTTGCGCCGTATCGAGGCGAGTCCGTTCGTCACGAAGCACGACTCCGCGCGCGGTTTCATCTTCGATGTCGCAACGGGCCGGCTCGCCGAGGTCTCGCTCTAGACCTCATCTCTCGCGCGAGGGTGCGCGTTATGTCGCCGATTCCACGGCGTGTCTCGTGCAAACACGCACGCTCGCCGAAACTGCAGCGTTGACAGCGGCGGCCACCGCATCGTTTAATATCGGGTAATGGTCATAAACATGGTCAAATCAACCAACTTTACGAGGAAATGATGACCGCCACCGAGCAACTCAACGCGGGCCGCTACGAGCTCAGCCACCTGCGTTCGCTGGAGGCCGAGGCCATCCACATCATCCGCGAGGTGGCCGCCGAGTTCGAGCGGCCCGTGCTGCTGTTTTCCGGGGGCAAGGACTCGATCGTGATGCTGCATCTGGCGATCAAGGCGTTCCGGCCGGGCCGGTTGCCGTTCCCGGTCATGCACGTCGACACCGGACACAACTTCGACGAGGTGCTGCAGACCCGCGACGAGCTCGTCGAGGAGGCGGGCGTGCGTCTGGTCGTGGCCAAGGTGCAGGACGACATCGACGCCGGCCGGGTGGTCGAGACCATCCCGTCGCGCAACCCGCTGCAGACCGTGACGCTGCTGCGGGCCATCCGCGAGAACAAGTTCGACGCCGCGTTCGGCGGGGCGCGACGCGACGAGGAGAAGGCCCGCGCCAAGGAGCGGGTGTTCTCGTTCCGCGACGAGTTCGGGCAGTGGGACCCCAAGGCCCAGCGGCCCGAGCTGTGGAACCTCTACAACGGCCGCCACCACAAGGGCGAGCACATCCGGGTGTTCCCGCTGTCGAACTGGACCGAGTTCGACATCTGGTCCTACATCGGCGCCGAGAACATCAAGCTGCCGCCGATCTACTACGCCCACCACCGCAAGGTGTTCGAGCGCGACGGCATGCTGCTGGCGGTGCACAAGTACCTGCAGCCGCGCAAGGACGAGGAAGTGGTCGAGAAGTCCGTGCGATTCCGCACCGTCGGTGACGTCACGTGCACCGGCTGTGTCGAGTCGACGGCCGCGACGGTCGCCGAGGTGATCGCCGAGACCGCCATCTCGCGGTTGACCGAACGCGGCGCCACCCGCGCCGACGATCGCATCTCCGAGGCAGGCATGGAAGACCGCAAGCGCGAGGGATATTTCTGATGGCGACGCTGCTTCGCATCGCGACCGCAGGCTCGGTGGACGACGGCAAGTCGAC from Mycobacterium sp. IDR2000157661 harbors:
- a CDS encoding ABC transporter permease, with protein sequence MTRYLARRLLNYLVLLALASFLVFLLASWQFDPLESLQSRNPRPPQQVIDAKRVELGLDKPVLEQYVGWVAGVAQGDFGVTVGGQPVSDELWRRIGVSLRLLLIGSVVGTVVGVVAGAWSAIRQYRLSDRTITILSLLAISTPTFVMASLLILGANRVNSSLGTQVFEYIGETSPDPVEGTWNQIVDRLQHLVLPSITLAIGSIAIYSRYQRNAMLDVLGQDFIRTARAKGLTRRQALFKHGLRTALIPMATLFAYSIAGLVTGALFVEKIFGWHGIGEWAVQGALNQDINIVVAITLFSAVVVLLAGLLSDVIAAGLDPRLRVS
- a CDS encoding sensor histidine kinase: MSSSPRADPAPTRIRSPRTWSLRARLLASQVALLALVCAAIGVATVFALQHFLTNQLDDRLAETGRRSSGLFEMGPPAPPPGARPPPGFPRRMMLRDDMGPGPAFLNAPGQAAGTLGGIVSRGRTVDAGVVTADGTRARISSAAAQQLVGIDPTGIPQTREIDGLGSYRLIAMPVRGPGSAVIVTGLPMSDVGDTLLTVVVIFCVVGATALIAGTTAGIVIIRRQLAPLARVSDAAQQVAGLELDRGEVQLPTPIVDVDPAAAHTEVGQLGSALNRMLDRIASALSARHASETRIRQFVADASHELRTPLAAIRGYTELAQRKRDDVPDDVAHAMSRVQSEAVRMTALVEDMLLLARLDTGRPLERSPVDLSRLLVDTVSDAHVAGPEHQWSLDVPDEPVMVAGDEARLHQVLANLLANARLHTPPGTAVATSLAVGPDGAAVLTVADDGPGIPEWLQPEVFERFARGDSSRSRRGAAPVATSAQSGSTGLGLAIVAAVVRAHGGAIAMHSAPGDTRFTVTLPAS
- a CDS encoding beta-class carbonic anhydrase, encoding MSVTDEYLKNNEAYASTFTGPLPLPPSKHVAVVACMDARLDVYRILGLGDGEAHVIRNAGGVITDDEIRSLAISQRLLGTKEIILIHHTDCGMLTFTDDGFKQQIQDEVGIKPEWAAEAFIDIEEDVRQSLRRIEASPFVTKHDSARGFIFDVATGRLAEVSL
- the cysD gene encoding sulfate adenylyltransferase subunit CysD codes for the protein MTATEQLNAGRYELSHLRSLEAEAIHIIREVAAEFERPVLLFSGGKDSIVMLHLAIKAFRPGRLPFPVMHVDTGHNFDEVLQTRDELVEEAGVRLVVAKVQDDIDAGRVVETIPSRNPLQTVTLLRAIRENKFDAAFGGARRDEEKARAKERVFSFRDEFGQWDPKAQRPELWNLYNGRHHKGEHIRVFPLSNWTEFDIWSYIGAENIKLPPIYYAHHRKVFERDGMLLAVHKYLQPRKDEEVVEKSVRFRTVGDVTCTGCVESTAATVAEVIAETAISRLTERGATRADDRISEAGMEDRKREGYF